A region from the uncultured Draconibacterium sp. genome encodes:
- the hemL gene encoding glutamate-1-semialdehyde 2,1-aminomutase, whose product MKTEQSKQLFRRAQQSIPGGVNSPVRTFAGVGGTPRFIKSASGSLLLDADGNAYIDYLGSWGPMILGHAWPGVVRAVQQQLAHSSSYGLLTEKEIELAELVVSMVPGIEKVRLVNSGTEACMTAVRLARAATGRQKIIKFNGCYHGHADTFLVKAGSGALTLGNPSSPGVSVNAVQNTLIAEFNQLPTVEEIIANNPGAIAAIIVEPVAGNMGCIPPDDNFLRGLRKLATKNGIVLIFDEVMTGFRLAPGGAQEVFNIRADLVTYGKIIGGGFPVGAIAGPESIMDLLAPAGPVYQAGTLSGNPVATTAGIAILSELKSNHGIYAQLNQKSEILQNGLQQVFNSFDLPHRINRVGSMLSVFFTNRQVHSFADVQEADMDLFARFFQQMLNHGVHLPPSGYEAWFIAATHTEKLLLETIAAAKSSCHSLMKKPVVR is encoded by the coding sequence ATGAAAACAGAACAAAGCAAACAGTTATTTAGGCGAGCACAACAAAGTATTCCGGGAGGAGTGAATTCGCCCGTGCGAACTTTTGCCGGGGTAGGAGGTACACCGCGTTTTATAAAAAGCGCCAGTGGCAGTTTGTTGCTTGATGCAGATGGAAATGCATACATCGATTACCTGGGATCGTGGGGGCCAATGATATTAGGTCACGCCTGGCCAGGAGTTGTAAGGGCTGTGCAACAACAGTTGGCGCATTCATCGAGTTATGGACTGCTTACCGAAAAAGAAATTGAATTGGCAGAACTGGTGGTGTCGATGGTGCCGGGCATTGAAAAGGTTCGTTTGGTGAATTCGGGCACCGAAGCCTGTATGACTGCTGTCAGGCTGGCCAGGGCTGCCACCGGCCGACAGAAAATTATAAAATTTAACGGTTGTTACCACGGCCATGCCGATACTTTTTTGGTAAAAGCCGGTAGCGGTGCACTCACCCTTGGGAATCCTTCAAGCCCCGGAGTATCGGTCAATGCGGTGCAGAATACCTTAATTGCCGAATTCAATCAGCTACCTACGGTGGAAGAAATTATTGCCAATAACCCCGGCGCGATCGCGGCTATAATTGTTGAGCCGGTAGCTGGTAACATGGGCTGTATTCCTCCCGATGATAATTTCTTGCGTGGACTTCGCAAGCTGGCTACAAAAAATGGCATAGTTCTGATTTTTGATGAGGTGATGACCGGTTTTCGACTGGCGCCCGGTGGAGCACAGGAGGTATTTAACATTCGTGCCGACCTGGTGACTTACGGAAAAATAATTGGCGGAGGATTTCCGGTAGGGGCTATTGCCGGCCCGGAATCAATTATGGACTTACTGGCACCTGCCGGGCCTGTGTACCAGGCCGGAACCTTGTCGGGTAACCCGGTGGCTACCACCGCCGGAATTGCCATTCTTTCTGAATTAAAAAGCAATCACGGAATTTATGCGCAACTCAACCAAAAAAGCGAAATATTGCAAAATGGCTTGCAACAGGTTTTTAACTCATTTGATTTGCCACATCGCATCAATCGGGTAGGTTCGATGTTAAGTGTGTTTTTTACCAATAGGCAGGTGCATTCTTTCGCTGATGTACAAGAAGCAGATATGGATTTGTTCGCCCGATTTTTTCAGCAGATGTTAAACCACGGAGTCCATCTGCCACCATCGGGTTACGAAGCCTGGTTTATTGCTGCAACTCATACCGAAAAACTACTGCTGGAAACCATTGCGGCGGCTAAAAGTAGCTGCCACAGTTTAATGAAGAAACCGGTTGTTCGCTAA
- a CDS encoding elongation factor G — MKVYKTDEVRNIALIGNAGSGKTTLAEAMLFEGGVIKRKGDVGAKNTVSDYNPIEQDYGNSVFSTLMHTEFNGKKINIMDTPGMDDLCGGVVSSLSVTALGLLTINAANGVEAGTEAGARHADKAETPLILVFNQLDHDNSNFDNTLDQCKASFGNKTTIIQYPVDAGTNFSTIIDVLKMKMYTFKDDSGKPEISDIPEAELERAEELHNELVEKAAENEEALMELYFDKGTLTEDEMRKGIKLGMLDRTLFPVFCTGAKKSVGIGRLLEFITNIAPAPSEKKMAKIVAGKEVTMDASQAPSLFVFKTAVEPHVGEITYFKVMSGVVKEGLDLINSKTGNKERLSQVFVPDGKSREKVDELHAGDLGCTVKLKETKYNQTLAAKELGTKFAPVEFPSSRHTVAVKAVNDSDDEKVGEVLSKIKYEDPTYVVEYSRELKQLLVHGQGEYHLNILKWYFDNVHKIEVDYLKPRIPYRETITKPAQADYRHKKQSGGSGQFGEVHMIIEPYNEGAEPKSMFKFGDKEQKLSVRAKEEHPLSWGGKLIFCNCIVGGSIDARFMPAILKGIMEKMEEGPLTGSYARDIVVYVYDGKMHPVDSNEISFKLAGRNAFSMAFKNAGPKILEPIFNLDVWVPSDRMGDAMSDLQGRRAMIMGMGSEKGMEKISAKVPQKEMHKYTTSLSSITGGRGVFSMSFDGYEKVPADVQDELLKAYEAEQEEE; from the coding sequence ATGAAAGTTTATAAAACTGACGAAGTCCGGAACATTGCTTTAATTGGTAATGCCGGCAGTGGGAAAACCACCCTTGCAGAAGCTATGCTGTTTGAGGGTGGAGTTATAAAACGTAAGGGCGATGTTGGTGCCAAAAATACGGTATCAGACTATAACCCAATTGAACAGGATTACGGCAATTCTGTTTTCTCAACCCTAATGCATACGGAATTTAACGGAAAGAAAATTAATATTATGGACACCCCGGGGATGGACGATCTTTGCGGTGGTGTTGTATCATCATTAAGTGTAACGGCACTTGGCCTGCTTACCATTAATGCAGCAAATGGCGTTGAAGCCGGAACTGAAGCCGGTGCCCGTCATGCCGATAAAGCCGAAACTCCACTGATTTTGGTTTTTAATCAGCTCGACCACGACAATTCAAATTTCGACAATACACTTGACCAGTGTAAAGCATCTTTTGGAAACAAAACCACAATTATTCAGTATCCCGTTGATGCAGGAACCAACTTCTCTACCATCATCGATGTACTGAAAATGAAGATGTACACGTTTAAAGACGACAGTGGCAAACCTGAGATTTCAGACATTCCGGAAGCTGAACTTGAAAGAGCAGAAGAATTGCACAACGAACTGGTTGAAAAAGCAGCTGAAAACGAGGAAGCGCTGATGGAGTTATACTTCGACAAAGGTACGCTTACCGAAGACGAAATGCGTAAGGGTATAAAACTGGGAATGCTTGACAGAACCTTGTTCCCGGTATTTTGCACCGGTGCCAAAAAAAGTGTTGGAATTGGTCGGTTGTTAGAATTTATTACCAACATTGCACCAGCACCAAGCGAAAAGAAAATGGCCAAAATAGTTGCCGGAAAAGAGGTAACCATGGATGCATCGCAGGCGCCAAGTCTTTTTGTTTTTAAAACTGCTGTTGAACCGCATGTTGGAGAAATAACTTATTTCAAAGTAATGTCGGGCGTGGTAAAAGAAGGCCTCGACCTGATAAACTCAAAAACTGGAAACAAAGAACGTCTTTCTCAGGTGTTTGTTCCGGATGGTAAAAGCCGCGAAAAAGTTGATGAGCTGCATGCAGGAGACTTGGGCTGTACAGTTAAATTAAAAGAAACAAAATACAACCAAACCCTGGCAGCAAAAGAATTGGGCACCAAGTTTGCTCCAGTCGAATTTCCATCGTCGCGCCACACTGTTGCTGTAAAAGCAGTTAACGATTCGGATGACGAAAAAGTAGGTGAAGTACTTAGTAAAATTAAATACGAAGATCCAACCTATGTTGTTGAATACTCAAGAGAATTAAAACAACTGCTTGTACACGGGCAAGGCGAATACCATTTAAACATTTTAAAATGGTATTTCGATAATGTACATAAAATTGAAGTTGACTATTTAAAACCAAGAATACCTTACCGCGAAACAATTACCAAGCCTGCACAAGCCGACTACCGACATAAAAAGCAATCGGGTGGTTCTGGCCAGTTTGGCGAGGTACACATGATTATTGAGCCTTACAACGAAGGTGCTGAGCCAAAATCGATGTTTAAATTTGGCGATAAGGAACAAAAGCTTTCCGTAAGAGCAAAAGAAGAACATCCACTATCCTGGGGAGGAAAATTAATTTTCTGCAACTGTATTGTTGGTGGTTCTATTGATGCCCGTTTTATGCCTGCCATCCTGAAAGGGATTATGGAAAAAATGGAAGAAGGCCCACTTACCGGTTCGTATGCCCGCGACATTGTTGTGTACGTATACGACGGTAAAATGCACCCGGTTGACTCAAATGAAATTTCGTTTAAATTAGCCGGACGGAATGCCTTTAGCATGGCCTTCAAAAATGCCGGCCCAAAAATTCTGGAACCAATTTTCAACCTCGATGTTTGGGTACCATCAGACCGAATGGGTGATGCCATGAGTGACCTGCAAGGACGAAGAGCCATGATTATGGGAATGGGCTCTGAAAAAGGCATGGAAAAAATCAGCGCAAAAGTACCACAAAAAGAAATGCATAAATACACTACTTCGTTAAGCTCAATTACCGGAGGTAGAGGCGTATTCAGCATGAGTTTTGATGGCTACGAAAAAGTGCCTGCCGATGTACAAGACGAACTGCTTAAAGCTTACGAAGCTGAGCAGGAAGAGGAATAG
- the cysI gene encoding assimilatory sulfite reductase (NADPH) hemoprotein subunit translates to MSDAINWLELSEVEKLKYESNYLRGTLEKSLADPLTGAIAEGDTQLSKFHGIYQQWDRDVDKERKRQKLEPAFSFLIRLRMPGGKFTPKQWLAMDELSEKYANQTLKLTTRQTFQLHGVLKKNLKATISEMNSYLMDTIAACGDVNRNVMSHANPAQSPLHAEIIDVAKNISEHLLPKTGAYHEIWLDKKLVANSKEEIEPLYGKRYLPRKFKIGIVIPPHNDCDVFSQDLGFIAIVNNEKIVGYNVVVGGGLGSTFGMPETYPRTGTVIGFCTPEQVLDVAEKVVLVQRDNGNRKNRKQARLKYTIDRMGVDGFVEELTERLGYALQPQREYELKTTGDSFGWIKGTDKKWHLTYFVEGGRVSDTGERKLKTALREIAKIGDGDFILTGNQNLIISGVSAAVKNQVDALLKEHGVPAEAISGLRKNSIACVALPTCPLAFAEAERYLPTLVSKIEKILAEYQLDKEEIVIRMTGCPNGCGRPYLAEIGLIGKSPGYYNLYLGGSFNGTKLNTLYRQTLNEEQILNELQPIIADFAANRNGGEHFSDFVFRKEYVKELTEGKLFRH, encoded by the coding sequence ATGAGCGATGCTATTAACTGGCTTGAGCTTTCAGAAGTTGAAAAGCTGAAGTATGAAAGTAATTACCTGCGCGGAACGCTGGAAAAAAGCCTGGCCGATCCGCTTACCGGGGCCATTGCCGAGGGCGATACACAACTGTCAAAATTTCATGGAATTTACCAACAGTGGGACCGCGATGTGGATAAGGAGCGGAAACGGCAAAAGTTGGAACCGGCCTTTTCTTTTTTAATTCGTTTGCGCATGCCCGGCGGAAAATTTACTCCCAAACAGTGGTTGGCTATGGATGAACTTTCTGAAAAGTATGCCAATCAAACGCTGAAGCTTACAACGCGTCAGACTTTTCAGTTGCATGGTGTGTTAAAAAAGAACCTGAAAGCAACCATCAGCGAAATGAACAGTTATTTGATGGACACCATAGCTGCCTGTGGCGATGTAAACCGAAATGTAATGAGCCATGCCAATCCGGCGCAGTCGCCTTTGCATGCCGAAATTATAGATGTAGCTAAAAATATCAGCGAACACCTTTTGCCAAAAACGGGTGCATACCACGAAATTTGGCTCGATAAAAAGCTTGTGGCCAACAGCAAAGAAGAAATTGAGCCGCTTTATGGAAAACGTTACCTGCCCCGTAAGTTTAAAATTGGTATTGTTATCCCACCCCACAACGATTGCGATGTATTTTCACAAGACCTTGGGTTTATCGCTATTGTAAACAATGAAAAAATTGTAGGTTACAACGTAGTGGTTGGCGGTGGGCTGGGCTCCACTTTTGGCATGCCCGAAACTTATCCGCGAACAGGCACAGTAATTGGTTTTTGCACTCCGGAACAAGTGCTTGATGTTGCCGAAAAAGTTGTGCTGGTGCAACGCGATAACGGCAATCGTAAAAACCGAAAACAAGCCCGTTTAAAATATACGATTGACAGAATGGGGGTTGATGGTTTTGTTGAAGAGCTGACAGAACGTTTGGGATACGCTTTGCAGCCTCAGCGCGAATACGAGCTTAAAACCACGGGCGATTCGTTTGGGTGGATAAAAGGCACCGACAAAAAATGGCACCTTACTTATTTTGTTGAAGGAGGACGTGTAAGCGATACCGGCGAACGAAAGCTAAAAACAGCCTTGCGCGAAATTGCAAAAATTGGCGATGGCGACTTCATTCTTACCGGAAACCAAAACCTGATAATTTCAGGAGTTAGTGCAGCCGTTAAAAACCAAGTTGATGCATTGCTGAAAGAACACGGTGTGCCTGCAGAAGCTATTTCCGGCTTGCGAAAAAATTCGATCGCCTGTGTGGCATTGCCAACTTGTCCGCTGGCCTTTGCCGAGGCAGAACGGTATTTGCCAACGCTGGTAAGCAAAATTGAAAAGATACTGGCAGAATATCAGCTGGATAAAGAGGAAATTGTGATTCGGATGACCGGTTGCCCTAATGGGTGTGGAAGACCTTACCTCGCCGAGATTGGCTTAATTGGGAAATCACCCGGCTATTACAACCTGTACCTTGGCGGCAGTTTTAACGGAACAAAGTTAAACACACTGTACCGGCAAACACTTAACGAAGAGCAAATTTTAAACGAGCTGCAACCCATTATTGCCGATTTTGCTGCAAACCGAAATGGCGGCGAGCATTTTAGCGACTTTGTGTTTCGCAAAGAATATGTAAAAGAGCTTACAGAGGGAAAACTTTTCAGGCATTAA
- a CDS encoding NAD(P)H-binding protein, with amino-acid sequence MRKTISILGCGWLGTALGKSLLRQGWKVKGSTTTTQSYNKLELSGISTFYVKIKARSLEVDYNSFFNTDVLVVAFPPTRTRCVEDSFPKKIEQLITKIKEVGVKKVLFVSSTSVYESINAEVVEGQEGSPEKTSGKALLAAEQLLLSCSEFETTVLRFGGLIGYDRNPARFVQNKKEPLFDAPVNLIHRDDCVNIITQILEKNIWGEVFNAVCPEHPGRNEFYARAAKISELPVPVFSKEHGPFKIVNSNKLIQQLQYSFVYNSPMDYLKEVEEWAYRI; translated from the coding sequence ATGAGAAAGACAATTTCAATATTAGGTTGCGGTTGGTTAGGTACCGCCCTGGGGAAATCGCTGCTAAGGCAGGGATGGAAAGTAAAAGGATCGACAACAACTACGCAGAGTTACAATAAGCTGGAGTTATCGGGTATAAGCACCTTTTATGTTAAAATAAAAGCCCGGTCGCTTGAGGTGGATTATAACAGCTTTTTTAATACCGACGTTCTGGTTGTAGCATTTCCTCCCACGCGTACCAGGTGTGTTGAAGATTCATTCCCAAAAAAAATAGAACAGCTAATCACAAAAATTAAAGAGGTAGGTGTGAAAAAAGTACTTTTTGTTTCATCTACTTCCGTTTACGAATCGATAAACGCAGAAGTTGTTGAAGGGCAGGAAGGTTCGCCGGAGAAAACATCGGGAAAGGCATTGTTAGCCGCCGAGCAACTGCTTTTATCCTGTTCCGAGTTTGAAACCACCGTATTACGGTTTGGCGGGTTAATTGGTTACGATCGTAACCCGGCGCGTTTTGTGCAGAACAAAAAAGAACCCTTGTTCGATGCTCCTGTAAACCTTATTCATCGCGATGATTGTGTAAATATAATTACCCAAATTCTTGAGAAGAATATCTGGGGCGAGGTCTTTAATGCTGTTTGTCCGGAACACCCCGGGCGAAACGAGTTTTATGCCAGGGCAGCTAAAATCAGCGAATTGCCGGTGCCGGTGTTTTCAAAAGAACATGGGCCTTTTAAAATTGTAAATAGCAATAAACTCATTCAGCAATTACAATATTCGTTTGTATACAACAGTCCGATGGATTATTTAAAAGAGGTGGAAGAATGGGCTTATCGCATTTGA
- a CDS encoding assimilatory sulfite reductase (NADPH) flavoprotein subunit — translation MSLKTNPLNDAQLSALGQLVEGLTKDQTLWLNGYFEGRLAAFGGLEVPMVESAAAAAPQSSINLTILYGTETGHSQGLAEKLGEKASFKGINTQVLSLYDYNYKKLKEEENIAVIVSTHGEGDPPDMAEDFYKYVTGTRAPELDGVNFSVLALGDKTYKHFCKTGEEIDEALKSRGAYRVAQLVKCDVDYEQPAEMWMNNFLLNLTPAETADPLATESPLVESNGGFGEEFSKANPYMATVLEKVKITGSDSDKEVYHVELSLEGSGLEYEPGDSLGVFTQNPEDLVEDILAFTGFDPEQKVDVQEMEIGIREALLHHLEITLLTFDLLTKYQAKTQNAELAKLLADDKALDEYLYGHDVLDLLEDFPFNWNANKLAEVLRPIPPRLYSISSSMESVGEEVHVTVSVVRYERKNRKRKGACSSHLADGIEIDEQVPVYIDKNPSFKLPANGSKIIMVGAGTGVAPYRAFMQHRESLGIKGESWLFFGDRRFSSDFLYQTEWQKLLKNEILTKMDVAFSRDQDEKIYVQHKLMEHQQEVFEWLENGAHFYLCGDMKYMAKDVNKTLLEIIQGQGGVTEEQAEKYVKNLKREKRFQTDVY, via the coding sequence ATGAGTTTAAAAACAAATCCATTAAATGATGCACAGCTAAGTGCTTTAGGTCAGTTGGTGGAAGGATTGACAAAAGATCAGACCCTTTGGTTAAATGGCTATTTCGAGGGGAGGCTTGCCGCATTCGGAGGGCTGGAAGTTCCGATGGTTGAAAGTGCTGCCGCAGCTGCCCCGCAAAGTTCAATTAACCTTACAATTTTGTACGGAACTGAAACCGGACATTCGCAGGGGCTTGCCGAAAAATTGGGAGAAAAGGCGTCTTTTAAAGGTATTAATACCCAGGTATTGAGCTTGTACGATTACAATTACAAAAAGCTGAAAGAAGAAGAAAATATAGCGGTAATTGTAAGTACGCACGGTGAAGGAGATCCGCCGGATATGGCCGAAGATTTTTATAAATATGTAACCGGAACAAGAGCACCGGAGCTTGATGGGGTAAATTTCTCGGTGCTGGCACTGGGCGATAAAACCTACAAGCATTTCTGTAAAACAGGCGAAGAAATTGATGAGGCCTTAAAAAGCCGTGGGGCCTATCGGGTGGCACAGTTGGTAAAGTGCGATGTGGATTATGAGCAGCCTGCCGAAATGTGGATGAACAACTTTTTGTTGAACCTTACACCAGCTGAAACTGCCGATCCGCTTGCCACAGAGTCGCCTCTTGTAGAATCGAACGGAGGCTTTGGAGAAGAATTCTCGAAGGCAAACCCATACATGGCAACGGTTTTAGAAAAGGTGAAAATTACCGGAAGTGATTCAGACAAAGAAGTGTACCATGTTGAGTTGTCGCTCGAAGGCTCGGGGCTGGAATACGAACCCGGCGACTCTCTGGGGGTTTTTACTCAAAACCCGGAAGACCTGGTGGAAGACATCCTTGCTTTTACCGGTTTCGATCCCGAGCAAAAAGTAGATGTTCAGGAAATGGAAATCGGTATACGCGAGGCGCTGTTGCACCACCTGGAAATAACGCTGTTAACTTTTGATTTGCTTACAAAATACCAGGCGAAAACTCAAAATGCTGAGCTGGCAAAGTTGCTGGCCGACGATAAAGCACTTGATGAATACCTCTATGGTCACGATGTGCTCGATTTGCTGGAAGATTTCCCGTTTAACTGGAACGCCAACAAACTGGCAGAGGTGCTTCGGCCAATTCCTCCGCGCTTGTATTCCATTTCGTCGAGTATGGAAAGTGTTGGTGAAGAGGTGCATGTAACCGTATCGGTAGTGCGCTACGAGCGGAAAAACCGAAAACGAAAAGGAGCCTGTTCGTCACACCTGGCGGATGGTATTGAAATAGATGAACAAGTACCTGTTTACATCGATAAAAATCCATCGTTTAAACTTCCGGCCAACGGTTCAAAAATAATTATGGTTGGCGCCGGAACCGGTGTTGCTCCGTACCGTGCTTTTATGCAACATCGCGAGAGTTTAGGTATTAAAGGCGAATCGTGGTTGTTTTTTGGCGACCGTAGGTTTAGCTCCGATTTTCTGTACCAAACCGAATGGCAAAAGCTGTTGAAAAATGAAATCCTAACAAAAATGGATGTGGCTTTTAGTCGCGATCAGGATGAAAAAATTTATGTGCAACACAAACTAATGGAACATCAGCAGGAAGTGTTTGAATGGCTTGAAAATGGTGCTCATTTCTATTTGTGTGGCGATATGAAATACATGGCCAAAGATGTGAATAAAACCTTGCTTGAAATTATTCAGGGGCAGGGTGGTGTTACCGAAGAACAAGCTGAGAAATATGTTAAGAACCTGAAACGTGAGAAACGTTTTCAAACCGATGTTTATTAG
- a CDS encoding uroporphyrinogen-III synthase, whose product MAVFIGRTIQPQSEKLLRKHGLEFKAQPLIATDYCLPDARFFQARKNKPDAWIISSKNAALWLSQYYQQIGFAKTDTIFCLSENQEKLLKKLGAKILVSEKKNSKSLEDLVKKEYRENCLVFLKGDRAEGFRYIRPLEIVVYRTTLLKPKIDKTYQLYLFFSPSGIESFSIAGNRLESQAQIIAIGETTAQKARSVFSNRVKTCFNQTEQEMVKKAICEAQKNNWIYENRTKQTVI is encoded by the coding sequence ATGGCAGTTTTTATTGGTAGAACGATTCAGCCCCAGTCAGAAAAACTTTTGAGGAAACATGGGCTTGAGTTTAAAGCACAGCCTTTAATCGCAACTGATTACTGCTTGCCTGATGCCAGGTTCTTTCAGGCCAGGAAAAACAAACCGGACGCCTGGATAATTAGCAGTAAAAATGCGGCCTTGTGGCTGTCGCAGTATTACCAGCAGATCGGATTTGCCAAAACCGACACCATCTTCTGTCTCTCGGAAAATCAAGAAAAGCTACTTAAAAAGCTTGGGGCTAAAATACTGGTTTCAGAAAAAAAGAACAGCAAATCGTTGGAAGACCTGGTGAAAAAAGAATACCGTGAAAATTGCCTTGTTTTTTTAAAGGGAGACCGTGCAGAAGGGTTTCGATACATCCGGCCGTTAGAAATAGTGGTGTACAGAACAACACTCTTAAAGCCTAAAATTGATAAAACGTATCAGCTCTATTTGTTTTTCAGCCCCAGCGGAATAGAGAGTTTTTCGATTGCCGGCAATAGGCTTGAGTCGCAGGCGCAAATTATTGCTATTGGCGAAACAACAGCACAAAAAGCACGCTCGGTATTTTCAAACCGGGTAAAAACATGTTTTAATCAAACAGAACAGGAGATGGTGAAAAAGGCCATTTGCGAAGCGCAAAAAAACAATTGGATTTATGAAAACAGAACAAAGCAAACAGTTATTTAG
- a CDS encoding DUF2061 domain-containing protein → MAQNNGKTTERKRRSIVKTISWRAIGTIDTIIISWIVVGNLNFAVTIGGVELFTKMLLYFFHERAWNKINFGRVKHAPIEYEI, encoded by the coding sequence ATGGCACAAAATAATGGGAAAACAACAGAAAGAAAACGAAGGAGCATTGTAAAAACTATCTCCTGGAGGGCTATCGGAACTATTGATACCATAATTATATCGTGGATTGTGGTAGGTAACCTGAATTTTGCAGTAACCATTGGTGGGGTTGAACTTTTTACAAAAATGCTGTTGTACTTTTTTCACGAAAGGGCCTGGAACAAAATAAATTTTGGCCGGGTTAAACATGCACCTATTGAATACGAAATTTAA
- a CDS encoding bifunctional precorrin-2 dehydrogenase/sirohydrochlorin ferrochelatase — MANKNFLPIAIDIANQKILIVGGGQSAFNKLQILHRHNAKVEILATEVCDEIKNSGVKYIEKPYDKKYIKDYLMLYSCTNNDEVDRQIEEDCRAAKVLVNIHDKPERCQFVSPAIYRTGNISVAVSSNGENVYESIRIRNLIQDKLQLN; from the coding sequence ATGGCAAACAAAAACTTTTTACCCATTGCAATTGATATTGCCAACCAAAAAATACTAATAGTTGGCGGCGGGCAAAGTGCCTTTAACAAATTGCAGATTTTGCACCGACACAATGCCAAAGTTGAGATTTTGGCAACCGAAGTGTGCGACGAAATAAAAAATAGTGGTGTAAAATACATCGAAAAGCCTTACGATAAGAAATATATAAAAGACTATTTAATGCTTTATTCGTGCACAAATAACGACGAAGTAGACCGCCAGATTGAGGAAGATTGCCGTGCGGCAAAGGTTTTAGTTAATATTCATGATAAACCAGAACGCTGTCAGTTTGTTTCTCCTGCTATCTACCGTACTGGAAATATTTCGGTAGCCGTAAGTTCGAACGGAGAAAATGTGTACGAATCAATTCGGATAAGAAATTTAATACAAGATAAGTTGCAACTTAATTAA
- the hemA gene encoding glutamyl-tRNA reductase: protein MVELVKIGKDSSLEQRERFLVAEGIQHEAGVFLHTCNRVECYRGQGKVANEVVLHLFRVVSGLDSAIIGETAIVNQVKTAYQKAACTQKLDKSVHKLFQTALAVGKRVRRETGISEGAMSHSQAVVDLLIKQNTDFSNLRITIIGVNKLNEKIIQFLINKGATAIFIGNRTFEKASLLAEKYQSTALRFNRLPDILKHTDVLVSATSAPHYILKSDAFAATQPITIFDLAVPRDIDPTIAELSNVQLFNIETIEQSLEHNLKARKNKVRLAEEIIQRELERFQKHMTYGTK, encoded by the coding sequence ATGGTAGAGTTAGTAAAAATAGGTAAAGACAGTTCGTTGGAGCAGCGTGAACGGTTTCTTGTCGCGGAAGGCATACAGCATGAAGCGGGTGTGTTTTTACATACTTGTAACAGGGTGGAATGCTACCGTGGCCAAGGTAAAGTTGCCAACGAGGTAGTATTACATTTATTTAGGGTTGTGTCCGGATTAGACTCGGCCATTATTGGCGAAACAGCCATTGTGAACCAGGTAAAAACGGCCTATCAAAAAGCGGCCTGCACACAAAAACTTGATAAATCGGTGCATAAATTGTTTCAAACAGCTCTGGCGGTTGGCAAGCGGGTCCGACGCGAAACCGGAATCTCCGAAGGGGCCATGTCGCATAGCCAGGCGGTTGTTGATTTGCTGATAAAGCAAAATACCGATTTTAGCAACTTGCGCATCACTATAATTGGGGTGAATAAGCTTAACGAGAAAATTATTCAGTTTTTAATTAATAAAGGTGCCACAGCCATATTTATAGGAAACCGCACTTTTGAAAAGGCAAGCCTGCTGGCCGAAAAGTACCAATCAACCGCCTTGCGTTTTAACAGGCTACCCGATATTCTTAAGCATACTGATGTGCTGGTTTCGGCAACAAGTGCGCCCCATTATATCCTTAAAAGTGATGCGTTTGCTGCCACTCAGCCAATTACAATTTTTGATTTGGCAGTGCCACGTGATATCGACCCAACAATTGCCGAATTATCGAATGTACAGTTGTTTAATATCGAAACCATCGAGCAAAGCCTGGAGCACAATTTAAAAGCAAGAAAAAATAAAGTAAGGCTGGCAGAAGAGATTATTCAGCGAGAGCTTGAGCGCTTTCAAAAACACATGACTTATGGCACAAAATAA